The following proteins are encoded in a genomic region of Desulfosoma sp.:
- the nfi gene encoding deoxyribonuclease V (cleaves DNA at apurinic or apyrimidinic sites), protein MDRLSPKEARALQEKLAGRVCLRHLPVSFSVLGAADLSYIKETNQLIAVIMTFSWPDLKLLETVHVQADIRFPYVPGLLSFREIPAVLKAYELLRRPPDVFLCDGQGLAHPRRFGLACHLGVLLEKPTVGCAKTRLCGDHEPLGLERGQRRPLWLEGMQVGYVYRSKTGVKPLYVSPGHLADCDSALQLVEKCIGRYRLPEPLRAAHHAATMLKHRKLRGIGPSTPRGA, encoded by the coding sequence GTGGATCGGTTATCACCGAAAGAAGCTCGTGCCCTTCAGGAAAAGCTTGCGGGCAGGGTGTGCCTGCGTCACTTGCCGGTTTCCTTTTCCGTTCTGGGTGCGGCTGACCTCTCTTACATCAAGGAAACCAACCAACTTATCGCCGTTATCATGACGTTTTCCTGGCCCGACCTTAAGCTTTTGGAAACGGTGCACGTGCAAGCGGATATTCGCTTTCCGTACGTGCCCGGGCTTTTGAGTTTTCGGGAGATACCGGCTGTTTTGAAAGCCTACGAGCTTCTTCGACGCCCTCCGGACGTGTTTTTGTGCGACGGCCAAGGGCTAGCGCACCCACGGCGCTTCGGTCTAGCATGTCACCTGGGAGTTCTTTTGGAAAAACCAACTGTTGGCTGCGCCAAGACACGACTTTGCGGTGACCATGAGCCGTTGGGGCTGGAACGTGGACAAAGACGGCCTTTGTGGCTCGAAGGTATGCAGGTCGGCTACGTGTACCGATCCAAAACGGGAGTCAAACCCCTTTATGTTTCCCCAGGTCATTTGGCTGACTGTGATTCGGCTCTTCAGCTTGTGGAAAAGTGTATCGGTCGTTATCGTCTTCCGGAACCTCTGCGAGCCGCCCATCATGCCGCCACGATGTTGAAACACAGGAAGCTTCGTGGAATTGGACCATCCACACCGCGGGGCGCATGA
- the rlmB gene encoding 23S rRNA (guanosine(2251)-2'-O)-methyltransferase RlmB, with product MAKDRSKESRVTVKSFRETKQEELWVYGVHPVRECVQSQPENVCEIVCSRDDTRVQEILESARNKGIPVSKVERRLLSDRLGHEHHQGIAARLKAFQYHSLETVLTRPDPGQPPVLLLDCLQDPHNLGAILRSACFLGARAVIFAKDRSVPVTGTVYKASAGALVHLPVIQVTNLVRAMEELKKVGYWIVGLDLEGPSTIYEMQYTMPVAMVVGSEGTGLRPLVKKTCDFLVKIPGTGPVQSLNASVAAAVALAEIRRQQTCTALLSSDRQP from the coding sequence GTGGCAAAAGATCGTTCCAAAGAAAGCCGCGTCACAGTCAAATCCTTTCGAGAGACTAAACAAGAGGAACTCTGGGTTTACGGCGTGCATCCCGTGCGGGAATGTGTGCAATCTCAGCCGGAAAATGTTTGTGAAATTGTCTGTTCTCGTGACGATACACGGGTTCAAGAAATCCTGGAATCGGCCCGGAACAAGGGGATTCCGGTTTCCAAGGTGGAGCGCCGTCTTTTGTCCGATCGTCTCGGTCATGAGCACCATCAGGGTATCGCAGCTCGTCTGAAAGCTTTTCAGTACCACAGTCTGGAAACGGTCCTCACACGGCCAGATCCCGGACAACCTCCCGTTCTTCTGCTGGATTGCCTTCAAGACCCCCACAATCTTGGAGCGATCCTTCGCAGTGCCTGTTTTTTGGGGGCTCGAGCCGTTATTTTCGCCAAAGACCGTTCCGTTCCTGTCACAGGAACCGTGTATAAAGCTTCGGCGGGAGCTTTGGTGCATCTTCCCGTGATTCAGGTGACTAATCTGGTTCGTGCCATGGAAGAACTCAAGAAAGTGGGTTATTGGATCGTGGGTTTGGATTTGGAAGGACCGTCTACCATTTATGAGATGCAGTATACCATGCCTGTGGCTATGGTTGTGGGCAGCGAAGGCACAGGGCTTCGACCTTTGGTGAAAAAAACCTGCGACTTTCTGGTCAAAATACCCGGAACGGGTCCCGTGCAATCCCTAAATGCGTCGGTGGCCGCCGCCGTGGCTCTAGCGGAAATACGGCGTCAGCAAACCTGCACAGCACTCCTTTCGTCGGATCGTCAACCGTAA
- a CDS encoding YicC/YloC family endoribonuclease, with translation MIRSMTGYARAASNNGIYEAVVEMRSVNGKHLDLFIRLPKERLDLEEVVRDVLRRKLQRGRVDCYVSIEPLVSGLRAARLHFQTARAYWDTLYQLHLKLPGSNPPQLEHLLKLPGVWETDSTLPQAEELRDLVAQATEEALDRLVEARTLEGQALARDILDRLHELQQDRALVEERSQVVSAELLGKLRTKIQDILNALQGTVDENRLLQELAYQMDRTAINEELVRLKSHLDQMIGWIEAEEPVEGRRLDFMAQELLREVNTIGSKTTDLIVTQAVVRMKNAIGKIKEQIQNIE, from the coding sequence GTGATTCGAAGCATGACAGGATACGCGCGTGCCGCCTCGAACAACGGAATCTACGAAGCCGTTGTGGAAATGCGCAGTGTCAACGGAAAGCACCTAGACCTTTTTATTCGCCTTCCTAAAGAACGTTTGGATTTGGAGGAAGTGGTTCGAGACGTCCTGCGTCGAAAGCTGCAACGGGGTCGTGTGGACTGTTATGTTTCCATCGAACCCCTGGTATCAGGGCTGAGAGCGGCCCGACTTCATTTTCAGACGGCACGGGCTTATTGGGATACTCTCTATCAGCTCCATCTCAAACTGCCGGGCTCCAACCCCCCGCAACTGGAACATCTTTTGAAACTCCCCGGTGTTTGGGAAACAGACAGCACTTTACCGCAAGCCGAAGAGCTACGCGATCTGGTGGCTCAAGCCACCGAGGAGGCTCTGGACCGACTCGTGGAAGCCCGCACCCTGGAAGGGCAAGCTCTGGCAAGGGATATTTTGGATCGGCTTCACGAGCTTCAGCAGGACAGAGCTTTGGTGGAAGAGCGCTCTCAAGTGGTTTCGGCGGAGCTCCTGGGAAAACTTCGAACCAAAATTCAAGATATTTTAAACGCTCTTCAGGGCACCGTGGACGAAAACCGTCTGCTTCAGGAACTGGCCTACCAGATGGATCGTACGGCCATCAACGAAGAGCTGGTCCGGCTTAAAAGTCACTTGGACCAAATGATCGGCTGGATTGAGGCGGAAGAACCCGTCGAAGGACGTCGTCTGGATTTTATGGCTCAAGAACTGCTTCGAGAAGTGAACACCATCGGGTCGAAAACCACTGACCTGATTGTGACGCAAGCCGTGGTTCGAATGAAAAATGCCATTGGAAAGATCAAGGAACAGATTCAAAACATTGAATGA
- a CDS encoding DivIVA domain-containing protein translates to MEWTLLEKNNRRFRLAWRGYSPKEVDLFVDQTLSELDKLKADNAALQRQLQELTKEVSEHRDREKTIRNVLANVQKASEIMKANAEKEAKLLIADAELRAEKILQAAHQRLAQLHQDINELKRQRIQLEAKLRSTIETYRQLLEAHQETVREEDGIESKVTLLSR, encoded by the coding sequence ATGGAATGGACATTGCTTGAAAAAAACAACAGAAGATTTCGTCTGGCTTGGAGAGGTTACAGTCCAAAGGAAGTGGACCTTTTTGTCGACCAGACCCTGTCCGAGCTGGACAAACTGAAAGCCGACAACGCCGCGCTGCAACGACAACTTCAAGAACTGACCAAGGAAGTCTCAGAACATCGAGATCGGGAAAAAACCATTCGTAACGTTCTTGCAAACGTGCAAAAAGCTTCCGAAATCATGAAAGCTAACGCGGAAAAGGAAGCCAAACTCCTTATCGCGGATGCGGAACTGCGTGCGGAAAAAATCCTTCAAGCAGCCCATCAACGTCTGGCCCAACTCCATCAAGACATCAACGAGCTCAAACGTCAGCGTATTCAGTTGGAAGCCAAACTTCGATCGACCATTGAAACCTACAGGCAGCTACTGGAGGCCCATCAAGAGACAGTGCGTGAAGAGGACGGGATCGAGAGCAAGGTGACGCTTTTGAGTCGATGA
- a CDS encoding TatD family hydrolase — protein sequence MSHVTESSNAWLVDTHAHLDFPELSTDLEGVFERCRAAGVAVIISIGIDEKTSRAAVELSRRYPHVYATVGQHPHGAHKLSDEELQKLADLASDPKVVAIGEMGLDYYRDRQPRPSQKVCLQQQLELAVQCRKPAVFHIRQAHEDFLKIVAPYVDRLRPSVLHCFSGDWKIAVRCLDMGFYLSIPGTVTYKNAQEQQLVVQKAPLDRLLLETDAPYLTPVPFRGKPNEPAFVRYTAEKIAELRRCSFEVVAEATSRNAERVFGFARCV from the coding sequence ATGTCTCACGTGACAGAATCCTCTAATGCTTGGCTTGTGGATACCCACGCGCATTTGGATTTTCCAGAACTTTCAACTGACTTGGAGGGGGTGTTTGAACGGTGTCGCGCGGCTGGGGTCGCCGTGATCATCAGTATCGGAATTGATGAAAAAACAAGCCGGGCCGCTGTTGAACTCAGTCGACGCTACCCGCACGTCTACGCCACGGTGGGGCAGCACCCTCACGGTGCTCACAAACTCTCGGATGAGGAACTGCAAAAGCTGGCCGATTTGGCCTCTGATCCCAAAGTGGTGGCCATTGGAGAAATGGGGCTGGATTATTACCGGGACAGACAACCGCGGCCTAGCCAAAAGGTGTGTTTGCAACAGCAATTGGAACTGGCCGTACAATGCCGAAAACCCGCAGTTTTTCACATTCGGCAAGCCCACGAAGACTTTCTCAAGATTGTGGCCCCCTATGTGGACCGTCTTCGACCCAGCGTGCTTCATTGTTTTTCCGGAGATTGGAAAATCGCCGTTCGTTGTCTGGATATGGGGTTTTATCTCTCCATTCCAGGAACAGTCACATACAAAAACGCCCAAGAGCAGCAGCTTGTGGTGCAAAAAGCTCCTTTGGACCGTCTTTTGCTGGAAACCGATGCTCCGTATCTCACCCCGGTTCCCTTTCGAGGAAAACCCAATGAACCCGCCTTTGTGCGCTACACGGCGGAAAAGATAGCGGAATTGAGGAGGTGTTCCTTCGAGGTGGTAGCCGAGGCGACCAGTCGCAATGCGGAAAGGGTTTTCGGTTTTGCCCGCTGCGTTTGA
- a CDS encoding DUF4416 family protein: MSVPKAPKPCKLVFGLLFRRNDEKVHVLSELTDMFGPLDAVTKSQEFTYTRYYEKEMGSGILRLFGSFVEPVDPERLAEIKGRTNLLEQEWARDGRRTVNVDPGLLSEDSLILATGKKAGHRIYLRDGIYADLHLLYQDGAYRPLPWTYPDYAQEDTRRFFGLLRGTLMAHRLGRLPRSFPTLKEISL; the protein is encoded by the coding sequence ATGAGTGTTCCCAAAGCTCCCAAACCTTGCAAACTGGTTTTTGGGCTTCTTTTTCGTCGAAACGACGAGAAAGTGCACGTGCTATCCGAACTGACCGATATGTTTGGACCTTTGGACGCCGTGACAAAATCGCAAGAATTCACTTACACCCGTTACTATGAAAAAGAGATGGGATCAGGAATTCTAAGGCTTTTCGGCAGCTTTGTGGAGCCTGTGGATCCCGAACGCCTTGCTGAAATCAAGGGTCGCACCAATCTTTTGGAGCAGGAATGGGCTCGAGATGGACGCCGGACCGTCAATGTGGATCCCGGCCTTTTGAGCGAAGACAGCCTGATTCTGGCCACGGGAAAAAAAGCAGGGCATCGTATTTATCTTCGGGACGGCATTTACGCGGACCTGCATCTTCTTTATCAAGACGGCGCCTATCGCCCTCTTCCCTGGACTTACCCTGACTACGCTCAGGAAGACACAAGAAGGTTTTTCGGACTTCTGCGAGGTACCCTTATGGCACATCGACTCGGTCGCCTGCCCCGTTCCTTCCCGACTCTTAAGGAGATCAGCCTGTGA
- a CDS encoding YggS family pyridoxal phosphate-dependent enzyme, which yields MSVLKANLAQIHRSLEEACRRSGRDVHSIRLIAVTKQVPVEKIREAAAVGLRLFGENYVQEGSRKIEALNDLSLEWHFIGHLQTNKVKAALQKFDWIQTVDRLSLARELDKRGGALGKRVPVLLQVHLGDEETKGGVAPDDLESLFKSVQIMEWLDVRGLMAVPPYFEDPEAVRPFFRSLRQWLERLRQQALHPERLTELSMGMSHDFHVAVEEGATLIRVGTALFGPRPSKPSASLSP from the coding sequence ATGAGTGTCCTGAAAGCCAATCTGGCTCAAATTCATCGCAGCCTGGAAGAGGCGTGCCGTCGTAGCGGGCGGGACGTCCACAGTATCCGGCTTATCGCCGTGACCAAACAGGTTCCTGTGGAAAAGATTCGAGAAGCTGCAGCGGTAGGACTTCGTCTTTTCGGGGAAAACTATGTTCAGGAAGGATCCCGAAAGATCGAGGCTTTAAACGATCTTTCGTTGGAATGGCATTTCATCGGGCATCTTCAGACCAACAAGGTGAAAGCGGCACTTCAAAAATTTGACTGGATTCAAACCGTCGATCGCTTGTCTTTGGCCCGTGAACTGGATAAACGCGGAGGAGCGCTAGGCAAAAGGGTTCCTGTTCTATTACAGGTGCATCTGGGTGACGAGGAAACCAAGGGAGGTGTGGCTCCCGACGATCTGGAATCCTTGTTCAAATCCGTGCAAATCATGGAATGGCTTGATGTTCGGGGTCTTATGGCCGTGCCCCCTTACTTTGAAGATCCCGAGGCGGTGCGGCCCTTTTTTAGAAGCCTTCGGCAGTGGTTGGAAAGGCTACGACAACAGGCTCTGCATCCCGAGCGTCTGACGGAGCTCTCCATGGGCATGAGCCACGATTTTCATGTGGCCGTCGAAGAGGGAGCGACCTTGATACGTGTAGGTACGGCATTATTTGGACCTAGGCCGTCAAAACCGAGTGCAAGCTTGTCCCCATGA
- the gmk gene encoding guanylate kinase — protein MPKVPGHVFVLSAPSGVGKSTIVRAVLDRDPHVRFSVSCTTRSPRVGETHGVDYYFLTREAFENGIAEGRFLEWAEVYGNYYGTDRRLVESWLAQGLDVLLEIDVQGARKIRATDLDVTTLFILPPDMDTLEQRLRRRGTESEEVIRRRLETAQAEIREAPWYDYLIVNNALEEAVADVMAVLRATRCSRLRAYGALAPFLPFL, from the coding sequence ATGCCGAAAGTTCCCGGTCACGTGTTTGTTCTCTCCGCTCCGTCCGGTGTGGGTAAGAGCACCATTGTGCGGGCCGTTTTGGATCGAGACCCCCATGTACGCTTTTCGGTCTCCTGCACGACCCGATCTCCTCGAGTCGGCGAAACCCACGGAGTGGATTATTATTTTTTGACTCGGGAAGCTTTTGAAAACGGCATCGCCGAAGGTCGCTTTCTTGAATGGGCTGAGGTTTACGGAAACTACTACGGCACCGACCGACGCCTTGTGGAAAGCTGGCTGGCTCAAGGTCTGGATGTGCTTCTGGAAATTGACGTTCAGGGGGCAAGAAAAATCCGCGCAACGGACCTTGATGTCACCACGCTCTTTATTCTGCCCCCTGACATGGACACTTTGGAACAGAGGCTGCGACGTCGCGGTACCGAGTCCGAAGAAGTGATTCGACGGCGCCTGGAGACGGCTCAGGCGGAAATTCGGGAAGCTCCTTGGTACGACTATCTGATTGTCAACAATGCCCTAGAAGAAGCGGTCGCCGACGTCATGGCGGTGCTGCGTGCGACACGCTGCAGCCGCCTTCGAGCCTACGGGGCTTTGGCACCTTTCCTTCCCTTCCTCTAA
- a CDS encoding Trm112 family protein produces MSISQELLEILVCPQCKGDLRLTDSQDGLVCERCRLLYEIRDGIPIMLPEEAKPAP; encoded by the coding sequence ATGAGCATCAGCCAAGAACTCCTCGAAATTCTCGTCTGCCCTCAATGTAAGGGTGACCTTCGCCTAACGGATTCTCAAGACGGCCTAGTCTGCGAGCGCTGCCGGCTCCTTTACGAAATTCGAGACGGCATTCCCATCATGCTTCCGGAAGAAGCCAAACCAGCGCCGTGA
- a CDS encoding vitamin B12-dependent ribonucleotide reductase produces MTDERLVDAALNEKAKDVSRNSVPTGESTMKRAKRSALRSSIPLTPNALVVLKKRYLKKDEKGEAVETPEELFWRVARAVAEADALYGATEKETAETAQRFYALMTSLDFLPNSPTLMNAGTDLGQLSACFVLPVGDSLEEIFEAVKHAAKIHQSGGGTGFSFSRLRPEGDVVKSTNGVASGPVSFMTVFDSATDTIKQGGRRRGANMGILRVDHPDIEKFITCKHDNDRLTNFNISVAITDAFMRAVENNEDYDLINPRTGARTKTLSARKVFDQIVQSAWKNGEPGVIFIDAINRHNPTPHVGIIESTNPCGEQPLLPYESCNLGSINLFHMVQEGSINYERLKDVVWEAVHFLDNVIDVNKYPLAKIREMTLANRKIGLGVMGFADMLMALGIPYNSDEAVAVAEEVMAFIQKESKEASAHLATKRGNFPNFKGSVYDPEAGGSYPFMRNATTTTIAPTGTISILAGCSSGVEPVFAITFIRKVLDGEELLEVHPLFQKVAQEKRFYSEGLMKKIAARGSLQAFSEIPEDVRRVFVTAHDIGPEWHIRIQAAFQKYTDNAVSKTINFPNSATPEDIYNAYFQAFKAGCKGLTVYRDGSRDVQVLNIQKKPEFRQVEPRPRPDKTIGATERINTGCGKLYVTINRDEYGFCEVFAQMGKAGGCAYSQIEATARLISLALRSGVRIEAIIRQLMGIRCPSPIWQNGEQILSCTDAIAKVLNRHAQANVASATQEMGACPDCGASVEYDGGCIVCRACGFSRCA; encoded by the coding sequence ATGACGGATGAACGCTTGGTAGACGCCGCCCTCAACGAAAAGGCCAAGGACGTGTCGCGAAACTCGGTTCCGACCGGAGAGTCGACCATGAAACGCGCCAAACGCTCTGCCCTTCGAAGCTCGATACCTTTGACCCCCAATGCCCTAGTTGTTTTAAAGAAACGCTACCTGAAAAAGGACGAAAAGGGCGAGGCTGTAGAAACTCCGGAAGAACTTTTTTGGCGGGTGGCTCGAGCCGTCGCTGAAGCGGACGCTCTCTACGGAGCGACGGAAAAAGAAACGGCGGAGACGGCGCAGCGTTTCTATGCCCTCATGACTTCCTTGGACTTCTTGCCCAATTCCCCCACACTCATGAACGCCGGAACCGACCTGGGCCAGTTGTCGGCGTGTTTTGTGCTTCCCGTAGGTGATTCGCTGGAAGAAATTTTTGAAGCCGTCAAGCATGCCGCCAAGATTCATCAAAGCGGCGGCGGCACAGGCTTTTCCTTTTCGCGGCTTCGTCCTGAAGGTGATGTGGTCAAGAGCACCAACGGTGTTGCCAGTGGACCTGTGAGTTTTATGACCGTTTTTGATTCGGCCACGGACACCATCAAGCAGGGAGGACGACGACGCGGTGCCAACATGGGCATTCTGCGGGTGGATCATCCGGACATCGAAAAGTTCATTACCTGCAAGCACGACAATGATCGGCTCACCAATTTCAACATCTCGGTCGCTATCACGGATGCCTTTATGCGTGCCGTGGAAAATAATGAGGACTACGACCTGATTAATCCGCGAACCGGCGCCCGCACCAAGACCCTGTCGGCACGCAAGGTTTTCGATCAAATCGTTCAGTCGGCATGGAAAAACGGGGAGCCCGGCGTCATTTTCATTGACGCCATCAACCGCCATAACCCTACCCCTCACGTGGGGATAATCGAAAGCACAAACCCTTGCGGTGAACAGCCGCTACTGCCTTACGAATCGTGCAATCTTGGATCCATCAACCTGTTCCATATGGTTCAGGAAGGCAGCATCAACTACGAACGCCTTAAGGATGTCGTCTGGGAAGCGGTTCATTTCCTCGATAATGTCATCGACGTCAACAAATACCCTTTGGCCAAAATTCGAGAAATGACGTTAGCCAACCGCAAGATCGGACTTGGCGTCATGGGCTTTGCGGATATGCTCATGGCCCTTGGTATTCCTTACAACTCCGACGAAGCCGTTGCGGTAGCTGAAGAAGTGATGGCTTTTATTCAAAAGGAATCTAAAGAGGCGTCGGCCCATCTGGCCACCAAAAGAGGGAACTTTCCTAATTTCAAAGGATCCGTCTATGATCCCGAAGCTGGCGGCAGCTATCCGTTCATGAGGAATGCGACCACGACGACCATAGCCCCTACGGGAACTATCAGCATTTTGGCGGGGTGTTCCAGTGGCGTAGAGCCTGTGTTTGCCATCACCTTTATTCGAAAGGTGCTGGATGGTGAAGAACTCCTGGAGGTGCATCCCCTTTTTCAAAAAGTGGCTCAGGAGAAAAGATTCTATTCCGAAGGCCTCATGAAAAAAATTGCGGCTCGAGGAAGCCTGCAAGCTTTTTCTGAAATTCCGGAAGATGTGCGCCGCGTCTTCGTCACAGCTCACGATATTGGTCCCGAATGGCACATACGTATTCAGGCGGCCTTTCAAAAATACACCGACAATGCCGTCAGCAAGACCATCAACTTTCCGAACAGCGCGACGCCTGAAGACATTTACAACGCCTACTTTCAGGCTTTTAAGGCCGGATGCAAGGGCCTGACCGTCTACCGGGACGGCAGTCGAGATGTGCAGGTGCTTAACATTCAGAAAAAACCCGAATTTCGTCAGGTGGAGCCCAGGCCGCGCCCTGATAAGACCATCGGGGCTACCGAACGCATCAATACGGGCTGTGGAAAACTTTATGTCACCATCAATCGGGATGAATACGGCTTTTGTGAAGTGTTCGCTCAGATGGGCAAAGCCGGCGGTTGCGCCTATTCCCAGATTGAAGCCACAGCACGGCTTATTTCTCTAGCTTTGCGTTCTGGAGTGCGTATCGAGGCCATCATTCGCCAGCTCATGGGGATTCGATGCCCGTCGCCCATCTGGCAAAACGGAGAGCAGATCCTTTCCTGCACGGACGCCATTGCCAAGGTCCTGAACCGGCATGCTCAAGCCAATGTGGCTTCTGCAACGCAGGAGATGGGAGCCTGCCCCGATTGCGGAGCTTCCGTGGAATACGACGGAGGATGTATCGTGTGTCGAGCCTGCGGCTTTTCAAGGTGCGCGTAA
- a CDS encoding YggT family protein, with the protein MFVLSNLLMAVAEVLNIVLTIYMWIIVARAILSWVNPDPYNPIVRFLHSVTEPVLYAVRKRIPAFFGGIDFSPMIVILAVLFLQRFLVSSLRELALVLRA; encoded by the coding sequence ATGTTTGTCCTGAGCAATCTTCTTATGGCCGTCGCCGAGGTTCTCAATATCGTCTTGACCATTTACATGTGGATCATTGTCGCCCGGGCGATTCTTTCTTGGGTGAACCCAGATCCCTACAACCCGATTGTCCGCTTTCTCCATAGTGTGACGGAACCGGTTCTTTACGCCGTTCGAAAACGTATTCCCGCTTTCTTCGGAGGGATCGACTTTTCTCCAATGATCGTCATTTTGGCCGTTCTATTCCTTCAGAGATTCCTTGTTTCTTCACTCAGGGAATTGGCTTTGGTTCTAAGAGCCTAA
- the rfaE1 gene encoding D-glycero-beta-D-manno-heptose-7-phosphate kinase has protein sequence MIEVLSESMAAAILTQNQHHLLQGLDRFAQATVLVVGDLMLDVFLWGDVRRISPEAPVPVVEVRRETHRLGGAANVVHNIVAMGGKARVVGVIGNDSFGLEIRNLLEQVQVSCQGLVTVHHRPTTVKTRVIAHHQQVVRVDREETGPYDVQSLRALEQALETEIRGVDVVVVSDYAKGVVSYNLMETLRALVQDGEIPIFVDPKVPHASYYHHVTLVTPNTQEASAMAGKTVTDETSLEAVGRHLLEKLQCRHVLITRGPEGMSLFGAGAPTFHIPTVAKKVFDVTGAGDTVIAAMALAVAAGLDMRKAAVLANIAAGIVVGEVGTAVVEHDRLRAALQDGEGCEP, from the coding sequence GTGATCGAGGTCCTTTCAGAATCCATGGCCGCCGCCATCCTCACCCAAAACCAGCACCACCTTCTCCAAGGGCTGGATCGTTTTGCCCAAGCCACGGTGCTCGTCGTCGGGGATCTCATGCTGGATGTTTTCCTCTGGGGCGATGTGCGCCGAATCTCTCCGGAAGCTCCAGTCCCCGTAGTGGAAGTACGCCGAGAAACCCACAGGTTGGGTGGCGCCGCCAACGTTGTTCATAACATCGTGGCCATGGGCGGAAAGGCTCGGGTTGTGGGTGTCATCGGAAATGACTCCTTTGGTTTGGAGATAAGAAACCTTCTGGAACAAGTTCAGGTTTCCTGCCAAGGTTTGGTCACGGTCCATCATCGTCCCACAACCGTCAAGACCCGAGTGATCGCCCATCATCAACAGGTCGTGCGCGTGGATCGAGAGGAAACCGGCCCTTATGACGTTCAAAGCCTGCGGGCCTTAGAGCAGGCTTTGGAAACCGAAATCCGCGGTGTGGATGTCGTGGTGGTTTCCGACTACGCCAAGGGGGTTGTATCCTACAACCTTATGGAGACTCTTCGGGCTCTGGTGCAAGATGGTGAGATTCCTATCTTCGTGGACCCCAAAGTGCCTCATGCGTCCTATTACCATCACGTCACTCTAGTGACCCCTAACACTCAGGAAGCTTCGGCCATGGCCGGCAAAACGGTGACGGATGAAACCTCCCTGGAAGCCGTCGGCCGTCACCTCTTGGAAAAGCTTCAATGCCGCCATGTGCTCATCACTCGAGGTCCCGAAGGCATGAGCCTTTTCGGGGCTGGAGCCCCCACGTTTCACATTCCTACGGTTGCCAAAAAGGTCTTCGACGTTACCGGGGCGGGAGATACCGTTATCGCCGCTATGGCTCTGGCCGTAGCGGCAGGCCTGGATATGCGCAAGGCCGCTGTGTTGGCGAATATCGCGGCAGGTATTGTGGTTGGAGAAGTGGGCACAGCCGTCGTGGAACATGATCGTCTTCGAGCCGCCCTGCAAGACGGTGAAGGCTGTGAGCCATGA
- a CDS encoding DUF370 domain-containing protein, with product MDIKLLNIGFGNTVVANRIVAIVSPSSAPMKRLKEDAKQANKLIDATMGRRTRAIIITDSDHVILSGVQAETIAQRLLHDQGQKDGASSKSGK from the coding sequence ATGGACATTAAACTGCTTAACATCGGGTTCGGCAACACCGTGGTGGCCAACCGTATCGTGGCCATCGTATCCCCAAGTTCGGCGCCCATGAAACGCCTCAAAGAAGATGCCAAGCAAGCCAACAAGCTCATTGACGCCACCATGGGGCGACGCACACGGGCTATTATCATCACGGATAGTGATCATGTGATTCTGTCCGGCGTGCAGGCGGAAACCATCGCTCAAAGACTTTTGCACGATCAGGGACAAAAGGACGGCGCCTCGTCCAAGAGCGGAAAGTGA
- a CDS encoding Maf family protein → MALYVVREPLVLASASPRRKELLAQMGLEFRVIPSPDEEPAIGLRPDEGVRRSALFKARTVAQMETTSWVLAADTIVVLGGHVFGKPSTPQEAYTMLRSLSGRSHDVYTAVCLTRADKGFCRVEIVKTRVEFREMTEAEIIAYVGTGEPMDKAGAYGIQGLAGAFVKAVYGSYSNVVGLPLAETLGMLQKNGIIIPSGVGENLKTAWGEG, encoded by the coding sequence GTGGCTCTCTATGTTGTTCGTGAGCCGTTGGTATTGGCTTCCGCATCTCCAAGAAGAAAGGAACTTCTGGCGCAGATGGGCCTGGAGTTTCGTGTGATTCCAAGCCCTGACGAAGAGCCCGCCATCGGTTTACGGCCGGATGAAGGAGTGCGTCGATCCGCCTTGTTTAAGGCACGCACGGTAGCGCAGATGGAAACGACCTCGTGGGTTCTGGCGGCGGACACCATTGTGGTTTTGGGAGGCCATGTTTTTGGAAAGCCGTCGACGCCGCAAGAAGCCTACACCATGTTACGATCTCTTTCCGGCAGAAGCCACGATGTGTATACCGCCGTGTGTCTGACGCGAGCGGATAAAGGGTTTTGCCGGGTAGAAATCGTAAAGACTCGCGTGGAATTTCGTGAAATGACGGAAGCTGAAATCATCGCCTATGTGGGCACCGGTGAACCTATGGATAAAGCCGGCGCCTACGGCATTCAAGGGTTGGCCGGGGCCTTTGTCAAGGCCGTGTACGGCTCATACAGCAACGTTGTGGGGCTTCCCCTTGCAGAAACCCTTGGAATGCTCCAGAAAAACGGGATTATCATTCCTTCGGGGGTTGGGGAAAACCTTAAAACCGCATGGGGCGAGGGATGA